The following coding sequences are from one Clostridioides difficile ATCC 9689 = DSM 1296 window:
- the saoE gene encoding efflux transporter SaoE: MNILEIVLNGVKDTIVASIVTLNGASGWLMISFILAGVLHNVLTPRRFQKQLGNKKFSSLIKSTISGMFLPICSCGVIPLGISMYYSGAYLGPVLAFMTSTPIINPIAVVLCLGLLGPKVTIIYLIAGFLVPFLVGFLGNCFGKEELSLHNDSEEEVIELEEEKRSFMGNMIDGLKWSFGELALTISKYVVMGMVFAGFITTIFPNSIIQKYLGNPGLLSLGSIAILACVMYVCAVGHIPFIAALVASGASPGIAITFLIAGAATNLPELISMFKLIGKRTVIIYSVTLTLSSIIIGYITNLLLVNNNSVNLDATNSSIQLANKLMLNIPDSFEYVCTILIILFAFKSIIPKMKEVIGNHA, encoded by the coding sequence ATGAATATATTAGAAATTGTTTTAAATGGAGTTAAAGATACTATAGTAGCTTCTATAGTTACACTGAATGGAGCATCAGGATGGCTTATGATAAGTTTTATATTGGCAGGTGTACTTCACAATGTTTTAACTCCAAGAAGGTTTCAAAAACAACTTGGAAATAAGAAATTTTCTTCTTTAATTAAAAGTACTATCTCAGGAATGTTTTTACCAATATGTAGTTGTGGAGTAATACCACTTGGAATAAGTATGTATTATTCAGGAGCATATTTAGGACCAGTACTTGCTTTTATGACATCAACTCCAATAATAAATCCAATAGCTGTAGTTCTTTGTCTAGGTCTTTTAGGTCCTAAAGTTACAATCATTTATCTAATAGCTGGTTTTTTAGTACCATTTTTAGTAGGATTTTTAGGAAATTGTTTTGGAAAAGAAGAATTATCACTTCATAATGATTCAGAGGAAGAAGTAATAGAATTAGAAGAAGAAAAAAGAAGTTTTATGGGAAATATGATTGATGGTCTTAAATGGTCTTTTGGTGAATTAGCCCTTACTATTAGTAAATATGTAGTAATGGGTATGGTTTTTGCAGGATTTATAACAACTATTTTTCCAAATAGTATAATTCAAAAATATTTAGGAAATCCAGGTTTGCTATCTCTTGGAAGTATAGCAATACTTGCATGTGTTATGTATGTATGTGCTGTAGGACATATACCGTTTATAGCAGCCCTTGTTGCAAGTGGAGCATCTCCTGGTATAGCGATAACATTTCTAATAGCTGGAGCAGCTACAAATCTACCAGAACTTATAAGTATGTTTAAACTTATTGGAAAAAGAACTGTTATTATATATTCTGTAACTTTGACACTGTCTTCAATAATAATTGGATATATAACAAATTTACTTTTAGTGAATAATAACTCAGTAAATTTAGATGCAACAAATTCTTCAATACAGTTGGCAAATAAACTAATGTTAAATATACCTGATAGTTTTGAGTATGTATGTACTATTTTAATTATTTTATTTGCATTTAAATCAATAATACCAAAGATGAAAGAGGTCATAGGAAATCATGCTTAA
- the saoB gene encoding ABC transporter substrate-binding (seleno)protein SaoB, with protein sequence MKNIIILFIIILGSIFIIFFNFEDKEEIKGKLRIGVSDDTSGFVINYMVNRDYFENIKVSDIMDIFTINDCUASTMQWALSSEEIDIAIICKDAAKQYVNVNSGFEIVGTVVQNSDIFLLSDNNPEKIGVIQNRDYQSELVKKYYKNVEVAPLLGTALAYGLESNLVDGVVIDCIKSIGLEGKRKSTTKLGDYDTYVLVVNKEFKKSKAYSDFITLYNKSVDALKNKATFKKVLKEYRNIRNIDMEEISNWKLKFLKIKAID encoded by the coding sequence ATGAAAAATATAATAATACTTTTTATCATTATTTTGGGAAGTATATTTATAATATTTTTTAATTTTGAAGATAAAGAAGAAATAAAAGGAAAATTAAGAATAGGGGTATCTGATGATACCTCTGGTTTTGTAATAAATTATATGGTAAATAGAGACTACTTTGAAAATATAAAAGTAAGTGATATAATGGATATTTTTACAATTAATGATTGCTGAGCAAGTACAATGCAGTGGGCTCTGAGTTCAGAGGAAATAGATATAGCAATCATATGTAAAGATGCTGCAAAACAATATGTAAATGTAAATAGTGGATTTGAAATTGTTGGTACTGTAGTTCAAAATTCTGATATATTTCTATTAAGTGATAATAATCCTGAAAAGATAGGAGTCATTCAAAATAGAGATTACCAGTCAGAATTGGTTAAAAAATACTACAAGAATGTGGAAGTAGCTCCCTTATTAGGGACTGCACTAGCATATGGATTAGAAAGTAATTTAGTAGATGGTGTTGTAATAGATTGCATAAAGTCAATTGGGTTAGAGGGTAAAAGAAAATCTACAACTAAATTAGGAGATTATGATACCTATGTATTAGTTGTAAATAAAGAGTTTAAAAAAAGTAAAGCATATAGTGATTTTATAACACTTTACAATAAAAGCGTTGATGCTTTAAAGAATAAAGCTACATTTAAGAAAGTATTAAAAGAGTACAGGAATATAAGAAATATAGATATGGAGGAAATAAGCAATTGGAAATTAAAATTTCTAAAGATAAAAGCGATAGATTAA
- the nadC gene encoding carboxylating nicotinate-nucleotide diphosphorylase produces the protein MNYLIIDRMIQDALIEDVPSEDITTNSIVDENSKSTVDLICKQDGIIAGLGVFKRVFEILGDVDVKLYKNDGDRVKNREKIAVLTGSTRNLLVGERVALNYLQRMSGIATITSRYVEKLEGTNTKLLDSRKTIPNLRILDKYSVKVGGGCNHRFNLSDGILLKDNHIGAAGSVKKAVELARKNTSFVRKIEVEVETLDMVKEAIEANADIIMLDNMSLEMAKQAVDIINGRAIVEFSGNVNLDTIEDIGKIGVDVVSVGALTHSVKALDISMKNLRNI, from the coding sequence ATGAATTATTTGATTATTGATAGAATGATACAGGATGCTTTGATAGAAGATGTTCCAAGTGAAGATATAACAACTAATTCTATTGTGGATGAAAATTCTAAATCTACTGTAGATTTAATTTGTAAACAAGATGGTATAATAGCTGGCTTAGGTGTATTTAAGAGAGTTTTTGAGATACTTGGTGATGTAGATGTAAAATTATATAAAAATGATGGTGATAGAGTAAAGAATCGTGAAAAGATAGCTGTATTAACAGGTAGTACTAGAAACTTACTTGTAGGAGAGCGTGTAGCATTGAATTATTTACAGAGAATGAGTGGTATAGCTACTATTACAAGTAGGTATGTTGAAAAGCTTGAAGGTACAAATACAAAATTATTAGATAGTAGAAAAACGATACCTAATCTTAGAATATTAGATAAGTATTCTGTTAAAGTAGGTGGAGGATGCAATCATAGATTTAATTTATCTGATGGAATATTGCTTAAAGACAACCATATTGGGGCTGCTGGTAGTGTTAAGAAGGCAGTTGAATTAGCTAGAAAAAATACTTCTTTTGTTAGAAAGATAGAAGTGGAAGTGGAAACTTTAGACATGGTAAAAGAAGCAATAGAAGCTAATGCAGATATAATAATGTTGGATAATATGAGTTTGGAAATGGCAAAACAAGCAGTAGATATTATAAATGGAAGAGCCATTGTAGAATTTTCCGGAAATGTAAATTTAGATACTATAGAAGATATAGGAAAAATTGGTGTGGATGTTGTTTCTGTAGGAGCGCTTACACATTCTGTTAAAGCTCTCGATATAAGTATGAAGAATTTGAGAAATATATAA
- the saoC gene encoding Cys-Cys-COOH (seleno)protein SaoC gives MLKKIVIISCIVVVLIILSKIVDDNIKEDASIPNVNKETLEYFRKNYKEDIITCAEEDLNNDGKKDLVVIYKKSNNSNEMVVVVSDKNSHYITKPIPAPIENQTITFKNIDDKAPIEVIVSGSKNGNVGYAIYRVEGKKFVDLFGEDMDKCC, from the coding sequence ATGCTTAAAAAGATAGTTATAATATCCTGTATAGTAGTTGTGTTAATCATTTTATCAAAAATAGTTGATGATAACATCAAAGAAGATGCTTCTATTCCAAATGTGAATAAAGAAACATTAGAATATTTTAGAAAAAATTATAAAGAAGACATAATAACTTGTGCTGAAGAAGACTTAAATAATGATGGAAAAAAAGATTTAGTAGTTATATATAAAAAAAGCAATAATTCAAATGAAATGGTAGTCGTAGTTTCTGATAAAAATAGCCACTATATAACAAAGCCAATACCAGCACCTATAGAGAATCAAACGATAACCTTTAAAAATATTGATGATAAAGCACCAATAGAAGTAATTGTATCAGGGTCTAAAAATGGTAATGTAGGATATGCTATTTACAGAGTAGAGGGTAAAAAATTTGTTGATTTATTTGGCGAAGATATGGACAAATGTTGCTAA
- the saoL gene encoding MerB-like organometallic lyase SaoL, giving the protein MSQIEKYNSLNNTQQKIRISIMDMIIDKGSSVTLQEVTEYVSKKLNIEKEYIERTLQYFIYKNIMVVDGNSINFIYPVSALPTNHKVTLRDNRSFSAMCAIDAIGTSCTFNQDIKINSICSATGKEIEVIIKNEKIEYVNNPNLRVLHINLDKHLNWAASCUNIMNFFWTKSDFDAWTNEAGLSDDEDIYCLDINEAIVESYKIFKLKQKVLS; this is encoded by the coding sequence ATGAGTCAAATAGAAAAATACAATAGTTTGAATAATACACAACAGAAAATAAGAATCTCTATTATGGATATGATAATAGATAAAGGTTCTAGTGTTACACTTCAAGAAGTGACTGAATATGTAAGTAAAAAGTTGAATATAGAAAAAGAATATATAGAAAGGACACTACAATATTTTATTTATAAAAATATAATGGTTGTTGATGGGAATAGTATAAATTTTATATATCCTGTATCAGCATTGCCAACAAATCATAAAGTAACTTTGAGAGATAATAGAAGTTTCAGTGCAATGTGTGCTATAGATGCTATAGGAACCTCTTGCACATTCAACCAAGATATAAAAATAAACTCTATTTGTAGTGCTACAGGTAAGGAAATAGAAGTAATTATAAAAAATGAAAAGATTGAGTATGTGAATAATCCAAACTTAAGAGTGCTTCATATAAATCTTGATAAGCATCTAAATTGGGCTGCTAGTTGCTGAAATATAATGAATTTCTTCTGGACGAAGAGTGATTTTGATGCTTGGACAAACGAAGCGGGATTATCTGATGATGAAGATATATATTGTTTAGATATTAATGAGGCAATAGTAGAATCATATAAAATATTTAAACTCAAACAAAAGGTACTATCATAG
- the saoD gene encoding DsrE-related protein SaoD: MKVAYIFSSTNTHKILDKMIIPQLEQGTHGVDVLGMFFFMDNTLFLSKGNPVGERLSKLHEKTDMIIMACDQCAIERGIENNLVDGATIGCFPNLYACLGSAGVDQVITL; the protein is encoded by the coding sequence ATGAAAGTAGCTTATATTTTTAGTAGTACTAATACACATAAAATTCTAGACAAAATGATAATACCACAACTTGAACAAGGAACTCATGGAGTAGACGTTCTAGGGATGTTTTTCTTTATGGATAATACCTTATTTTTATCTAAAGGTAATCCTGTAGGCGAGAGACTAAGTAAATTACATGAAAAAACTGATATGATAATAATGGCTTGTGACCAATGTGCTATAGAAAGAGGTATAGAGAATAATTTGGTTGATGGAGCTACAATTGGATGTTTCCCAAACCTATATGCTTGTTTAGGCAGTGCAGGTGTGGACCAAGTTATAACGTTATAA
- a CDS encoding L-aspartate oxidase yields MNLEQDVLIVGSGVSGLYCALNLDKSLNVLVVSKSTIENNNTYLAQGGISTARNIDDIESFVEDTMKAGQYKNRVEAVQVLADESIENVGQIVEYGMPLDKENGEIDYTREGAHSVNRIVHSKDNTGEVVFKTLLKEAKTRENITLIEDAYLLDILKDGNKCIGARIFKSKKEIHVFSKIVVLATGGIGGLFKNSTNQRHLTGDGIAIALRNNIKIENLEYIQIHPTAFYEENNEGRRMLISESLRGEGAKLLNKNKERFVDELLPRDVVSKAIFEQMEKDKLPYVYLDATHLDSEYLINRFSFIYNECLARGTDITKECIKVSPAQHYFMGGIHVDLDSKTSMENLYAVGEISCTGVHGANRLASNSLLEGLVFSKRAAKNINSVIDNVKVKFIDVPDMDIDIEQVKKENKILVIKEIERTSEDFGDELFDY; encoded by the coding sequence ATGAATTTAGAACAAGATGTTTTAATAGTTGGAAGTGGAGTTTCAGGATTATACTGTGCATTAAATTTAGATAAAAGTTTAAATGTGCTAGTAGTATCGAAATCAACAATTGAAAACAACAATACATATCTTGCACAAGGTGGAATTTCAACTGCTAGAAATATTGATGATATAGAATCCTTTGTAGAAGATACAATGAAGGCTGGGCAGTATAAAAATAGAGTTGAAGCAGTTCAAGTACTTGCAGATGAATCTATAGAAAATGTAGGGCAGATAGTAGAATATGGTATGCCTTTAGACAAAGAAAATGGAGAGATAGATTACACAAGAGAAGGAGCACATAGTGTAAATCGAATAGTTCATAGTAAGGATAATACTGGAGAAGTTGTTTTTAAAACTTTATTAAAAGAAGCTAAAACTAGAGAAAATATAACTCTTATAGAAGATGCCTATCTTTTAGATATATTAAAAGATGGCAATAAATGTATAGGAGCTAGAATTTTTAAATCTAAAAAAGAGATTCATGTTTTTTCAAAAATAGTAGTTTTAGCTACAGGTGGAATTGGTGGGCTTTTTAAAAATTCTACTAATCAAAGACATCTTACAGGTGATGGAATTGCAATAGCTTTAAGAAATAATATAAAAATAGAAAATTTAGAATATATTCAAATACATCCTACAGCCTTTTATGAAGAAAATAATGAAGGTAGGAGAATGCTTATATCTGAATCATTAAGAGGAGAGGGAGCTAAACTTTTAAATAAAAATAAAGAAAGATTTGTGGATGAACTTCTTCCTAGAGATGTAGTTTCAAAAGCTATTTTTGAGCAAATGGAAAAAGATAAATTACCTTATGTGTATTTAGATGCAACACATTTAGATAGTGAATATTTAATTAATAGATTTTCTTTTATTTATAATGAATGTTTAGCTAGAGGAACAGACATAACGAAAGAATGTATAAAGGTATCTCCTGCACAACATTATTTTATGGGCGGGATACATGTAGATTTGGATTCAAAAACATCTATGGAAAATTTATATGCAGTTGGTGAAATTAGTTGTACAGGTGTTCATGGAGCCAATAGATTGGCAAGTAATTCATTACTTGAAGGGCTTGTATTTTCAAAAAGAGCAGCTAAAAATATAAACTCAGTTATAGATAATGTAAAAGTTAAGTTTATAGATGTACCAGATATGGATATAGATATAGAACAGGTAAAAAAAGAAAATAAAATATTAGTCATAAAAGAAATTGAAAGAACAAGTGAGGATTTTGGCGATGAATTATTTGATTATTGA
- the saoX gene encoding ABC transporter substrate-binding subunit SaoX: MKLSKKIQALILFGVMGTSILTGCSSKPKEKEEAKTGKDDYTITVGYYNCDHMTAGPVAESAGIYKDLGLNVKTVGNGKVPEAMAAGKMDAGYIGTKGLVGAIPKGSPITIAANNHTGGSEYLIVSKDIKEPKDLIGKKIATDMSDFLWTSDYGPETGLPTDPSKYEVVNMDSDKDKYLALKTGKIQAFTSCDPWGSVAENDGAGKIIASTQYKEKANGKEYNCCSFSLNKNFIKEHPDLAKKLVLAHTKAIEYIYTNPAEAAKIFAKYYNVEEEVALRTIYKKTVGEGRTLTWKVTGEEYKNNLQMYKDLKALDDIPKYEDTIDTSLLDSCGADDFDKFIKEKVNPEFPEGMSYEDWKAKVL; encoded by the coding sequence ATGAAATTATCTAAGAAGATTCAAGCATTAATCTTATTTGGTGTAATGGGTACATCTATATTAACAGGATGTAGTAGTAAACCAAAAGAAAAAGAAGAAGCAAAAACTGGAAAAGATGATTATACAATAACAGTAGGTTATTATAATTGTGACCATATGACTGCGGGACCAGTAGCAGAATCGGCAGGAATATATAAAGATTTAGGTCTTAATGTAAAAACTGTTGGAAATGGTAAAGTTCCTGAAGCTATGGCAGCAGGAAAAATGGATGCAGGTTACATAGGAACTAAGGGGTTAGTTGGAGCAATACCTAAGGGTTCGCCAATAACAATAGCAGCTAACAACCATACTGGTGGTTCTGAATATTTAATAGTTTCAAAAGATATAAAAGAACCTAAAGATTTAATAGGTAAAAAAATTGCAACAGATATGAGTGATTTCTTATGGACAAGTGATTATGGTCCAGAAACAGGTCTACCAACTGACCCATCAAAATATGAAGTTGTAAATATGGATTCAGACAAAGATAAATATTTAGCTCTTAAAACTGGGAAAATTCAAGCTTTTACATCTTGTGACCCTTGGGGTTCTGTAGCTGAAAATGACGGTGCAGGAAAAATAATAGCATCTACTCAATATAAAGAAAAAGCTAATGGCAAAGAATATAACTGTTGTTCATTCTCATTAAACAAAAACTTTATAAAAGAACATCCAGATTTAGCAAAAAAATTGGTTCTAGCACATACAAAAGCAATAGAATATATATATACAAATCCAGCTGAAGCAGCTAAAATATTTGCAAAATATTATAATGTAGAAGAAGAAGTTGCACTTAGAACTATCTATAAGAAGACTGTTGGAGAAGGTAGAACTCTTACTTGGAAAGTTACAGGTGAAGAATATAAAAATAATTTACAAATGTATAAAGATTTAAAGGCTTTAGATGATATACCTAAATATGAAGATACGATTGATACAAGCTTATTGGACTCTTGTGGAGCTGATGATTTTGACAAATTTATAAAAGAAAAAGTTAACCCAGAGTTTCCTGAAGGTATGAGTTATGAAGACTGGAAAGCAAAGGTATTATAA
- the saoT gene encoding thioredoxin-like (seleno)protein SaoT, whose translation MSKILVEFINTUPSCDEHGVFIKKMSEKYADKLEIKLYQAGKDFSYIKKYGIITKGTLIINQKKKYDRLNKDTIERAIVEAINNN comes from the coding sequence ATGTCTAAAATTTTAGTTGAATTTATAAACACTTGACCATCTTGTGATGAACATGGAGTGTTTATAAAAAAAATGTCAGAAAAATATGCTGATAAATTGGAAATAAAATTATATCAAGCAGGGAAAGATTTTTCGTATATAAAAAAATATGGGATTATAACAAAAGGAACTTTAATAATAAATCAGAAAAAGAAATATGATAGATTAAATAAAGATACAATTGAAAGGGCAATAGTAGAAGCTATAAACAATAATTAA
- the nadA gene encoding quinolinate synthase NadA: MDKDLTYQIKELKKEKNAIILAHFYQPPEIQELADAVGDSYYLSEIARDCKEEVVVFCGVRFMGESAKILSPEKTVLMPVSNAGCAMADMVDEEGVIKLKQQYPNALVVCYINSTAKVKAHCDVSVTSSSAIKILENIDNKEIIFLPDKNLGGYIAEQFPDKNFIFWDGYCKYHNNIRAEEIIELKDKYKNAEVLVHPECKKEIRDLGDYVGSTSGIIKYATNSKNKDFIIATEEGILHELKKNNPNKNFYIPGGKILCTDMKKTTLENLYSTLKNMENEVIVEDEIMEKALNSLLNMHKLAEG, encoded by the coding sequence ATGGATAAAGATTTAACATATCAAATCAAAGAGCTAAAGAAAGAAAAAAATGCAATAATACTTGCCCATTTTTATCAACCACCAGAAATACAAGAATTAGCAGATGCAGTTGGTGACTCATATTATTTAAGTGAGATTGCTAGAGATTGTAAAGAAGAAGTGGTTGTATTTTGTGGAGTAAGGTTTATGGGAGAAAGTGCTAAGATATTATCACCTGAAAAAACTGTATTGATGCCAGTAAGTAACGCTGGGTGTGCTATGGCAGATATGGTAGATGAAGAAGGCGTGATAAAATTAAAACAACAGTATCCAAATGCTTTGGTTGTATGTTATATAAACTCTACAGCTAAAGTTAAGGCACATTGTGATGTTTCTGTTACATCTTCTAGTGCAATTAAAATACTAGAAAACATAGATAATAAAGAAATTATATTCCTTCCAGATAAAAATTTAGGAGGATATATTGCAGAACAATTTCCAGATAAAAACTTTATATTTTGGGACGGATATTGTAAATACCATAACAATATAAGAGCTGAAGAAATAATTGAGTTAAAAGATAAGTATAAAAATGCAGAAGTATTAGTACATCCAGAATGTAAAAAAGAAATAAGAGATTTAGGAGATTATGTAGGTAGTACATCAGGAATAATAAAATATGCTACTAATAGTAAAAACAAAGACTTTATAATAGCAACTGAAGAAGGTATATTACATGAATTAAAGAAAAATAATCCTAATAAAAACTTTTATATTCCTGGTGGAAAAATACTATGTACAGATATGAAAAAGACAACATTAGAAAATTTATATAGTACACTTAAAAATATGGAAAATGAAGTTATTGTAGAAGATGAAATCATGGAAAAGGCTTTAAATTCACTGCTTAACATGCACAAATTAGCAGAAGGATAG
- the saoA gene encoding ABC transporter ATP-binding protein SaoA, translating to MKLSVRDINKTFVNNRVHTKVLEDISMDIDDGQFVCLLGPSGCGKTTLLTIIGGFQKSERGDVFINDKRVKKPGIDRAFIFQNYALFPWKTIRGNVLFPMKQQKIPKEKREEMLEELLVMSDLKGKEKLFPHQLSGGMKQRVAMIRALACNPEVLLMDEPLGAVDFQMRQNLQEELERIWIKKKITALMVTHDVDEAVYMSDRVIVMSRDKGRIIDDINIDIPRPRIRGSQKYEEYKNKLTDTLSKCYEV from the coding sequence ATGAAGTTAAGTGTAAGGGATATAAATAAGACATTTGTAAATAATAGAGTACATACAAAGGTTTTAGAAGATATAAGTATGGATATAGATGATGGACAATTTGTCTGTCTTTTAGGACCATCAGGTTGTGGAAAAACAACTTTACTTACTATAATAGGTGGGTTTCAAAAATCAGAACGTGGAGATGTTTTTATAAATGATAAAAGAGTTAAAAAACCGGGCATAGATAGAGCTTTTATATTTCAAAATTATGCTTTATTTCCTTGGAAAACTATAAGAGGTAATGTTCTATTTCCTATGAAACAGCAGAAAATACCAAAAGAAAAAAGAGAAGAAATGCTAGAAGAACTTTTGGTTATGTCAGACTTGAAAGGAAAAGAAAAACTGTTTCCGCATCAATTATCTGGAGGAATGAAACAAAGAGTGGCCATGATAAGAGCTTTAGCATGTAATCCAGAGGTATTACTAATGGATGAACCATTAGGAGCTGTAGATTTTCAAATGAGACAAAATTTACAGGAAGAGCTAGAACGAATATGGATAAAGAAGAAAATAACTGCATTAATGGTAACTCATGATGTTGATGAAGCTGTATATATGAGTGATAGAGTTATAGTAATGTCGAGAGATAAAGGAAGAATTATTGATGATATAAATATAGATATTCCAAGACCTAGAATTAGAGGAAGCCAAAAATATGAAGAGTACAAAAACAAATTAACTGATACTTTATCAAAGTGTTATGAAGTTTAA